Proteins from a single region of Chryseobacterium sp. T16E-39:
- a CDS encoding DUF2490 domain-containing protein has protein sequence MKIKRRLIFIFLLLLNHFYQGQSNDTYNMWFQYIMTAKVSDKSTLTALTQYRSFDLAYDTRLFLVNAYMDYEVANGVRPGLGGMFLVLESYQTDDVKKIRYEKRAFQQVTLDHNIGRTSVSSRFRIEERFINNPDEFVLRARYLISMRIPFNKKGEKERLYGILKNEIRMNLKKEDTFDSNRITAGLGIKTGRNSAIELAFINQLSPGRTSNYGYIGFRNTFDWRKKEKQ, from the coding sequence ATGAAAATTAAGAGAAGATTAATTTTTATTTTTTTATTACTGCTTAATCATTTCTATCAAGGCCAAAGTAATGATACTTACAATATGTGGTTTCAATATATCATGACCGCTAAAGTATCTGATAAAAGTACATTGACAGCTCTAACGCAGTATCGTTCTTTCGATCTTGCTTATGACACCAGACTATTTCTTGTGAATGCTTATATGGATTACGAAGTAGCTAATGGCGTAAGACCAGGATTAGGAGGAATGTTTCTGGTTCTTGAATCTTATCAAACCGATGATGTAAAAAAAATACGTTACGAAAAAAGAGCGTTCCAACAGGTCACATTAGATCATAATATCGGCCGTACATCAGTGTCCAGCAGATTTCGGATAGAGGAACGTTTCATCAACAATCCCGATGAATTTGTGCTTAGGGCACGTTATCTCATTTCTATGAGAATACCCTTTAACAAAAAAGGTGAGAAGGAAAGGTTATATGGCATTCTTAAAAACGAGATAAGAATGAATCTTAAGAAGGAAGACACTTTCGACAGCAACCGTATCACTGCAGGGCTTGGAATAAAGACCGGAAGAAATTCAGCCATTGAACTGGCCTTTATTAATCAACTCTCGCCCGGTAGAACCAGTAACTATGGATACATAGGCTTCAGAAACACCTTTGACTGGAGAAAGAAAGAGAAACAATAA
- a CDS encoding CitMHS family transporter, whose translation MLTFLGFLMILIFMVLIMNKKMTPLTALVIVPVVIALIAGFGPELGDMMKNGVKEIALTGVMLIFAILYFSLMIDTGLFEPLVDIILKAVGDNPIKTTVGTAILTTLVSLDGDGSSTYIIVVAAMLPLYKKQGLNPLILTCIIMLAGGIMNILPWGGPTARVMSSLKLGHTEIFVPMIPIMVLGICWVLFVAYILGLKEKKRIAKHGKYTQYSNSDIVGEKDPKLLRPKLLWVNLGLTLILLTVMILDIVPLGIAFMIAFCIASVINYPKLKDQQKIMSKHAGNALSVAGMIFGAGIFTGILNGSGIMQAMGNSMIEIVPKSWGGSLNIITAVFSVPLTFFLTNDAYYFGILPIIAATGQQLGITPEILGRASLVGQASHLLSPLVPSTYLLVSLAGVEFSDHLKYTLKWAIGSSIIMLLGALLLGVI comes from the coding sequence ATGCTTACATTCCTTGGATTTTTAATGATCCTCATTTTCATGGTTCTTATCATGAATAAAAAAATGACACCCCTTACCGCTTTGGTGATCGTTCCCGTAGTCATTGCTCTTATTGCGGGATTTGGGCCTGAACTTGGAGATATGATGAAAAACGGAGTTAAAGAAATAGCACTTACCGGTGTCATGCTTATTTTCGCTATTCTCTACTTCAGCTTAATGATAGATACAGGTTTGTTTGAGCCTCTCGTGGATATTATTTTAAAAGCAGTAGGAGACAACCCTATTAAAACAACTGTAGGAACAGCCATTCTTACGACATTGGTTTCCCTCGATGGAGATGGTTCTTCCACTTATATTATCGTCGTTGCCGCTATGCTTCCCCTCTACAAAAAACAAGGCCTGAATCCATTGATCCTTACCTGCATCATTATGCTTGCTGGCGGTATTATGAATATTCTCCCATGGGGCGGACCGACAGCCAGAGTCATGAGCTCACTCAAACTTGGACATACCGAAATTTTCGTTCCGATGATTCCCATTATGGTATTAGGAATTTGCTGGGTGCTATTCGTAGCCTACATTCTGGGACTAAAAGAAAAAAAACGCATCGCAAAACACGGAAAATATACCCAGTACAGCAATAGTGATATTGTCGGGGAAAAAGATCCTAAACTCCTCCGTCCAAAACTGCTGTGGGTCAATCTGGGTCTCACTCTTATTTTATTAACCGTAATGATTTTAGATATTGTTCCATTGGGAATTGCTTTTATGATCGCTTTCTGTATAGCTTCTGTCATCAATTATCCAAAATTAAAAGATCAGCAGAAGATTATGTCGAAACACGCAGGGAATGCTTTATCTGTAGCAGGTATGATTTTCGGAGCCGGAATTTTCACCGGAATTTTGAATGGATCAGGGATTATGCAGGCTATGGGAAACAGCATGATCGAAATTGTTCCTAAAAGCTGGGGCGGTTCTTTAAATATCATTACGGCAGTATTTAGTGTACCCCTTACCTTTTTCCTTACTAACGACGCTTACTATTTTGGGATATTACCGATCATTGCAGCAACCGGACAGCAATTAGGAATTACTCCGGAGATCTTAGGAAGAGCAAGCCTTGTAGGACAGGCCTCCCACCTCCTGAGCCCGCTGGTTCCATCAACCTATTTGCTGGTATCTCTTGCCGGGGTAGAATTTTCTGACCATTTGAAATATACTTTAAAATGGGCCATTGGTTCTTCTATCATCATGTTATTGGGAGCATTACTTCTTGGTGTCATTTAA
- a CDS encoding cation:dicarboxylate symporter family transporter, producing the protein MNLFHTKKTFTSRYLKNLSLYVFVAIIGGVLTGHYLPEISSKLGVISQYFFMVLESIILPIIFMAIIYGICHLADIKNAGSIVWQTALYFFIISSVAIALGFIFGFAVQPGSHTGIDITKTKAVLPTNFEITDTSIPSVIYLNRHGIFLIASISIGIYMNLSKRREGFLKILDQGLTVFYTIIKYLYLILPIVIFCNIAYGISMYGINTLLPLSKVVGTVYLTDIVFIFGVLGLVSYIFKFNLFKFLISIKEEIILVITTSSSKTAFPIIFEKMESEGYSRKILRFIIPLGYNFNLAGACIYISVACCFLIQFYNISLSIHDYIWLFIIISVTSKTASGVPGSGFLALIFTLNRFGKIPVTDLALLYSVDRFMNEARSVTNFIGIAVSGAIISKINQPIEKNAS; encoded by the coding sequence ATGAATCTTTTCCATACAAAAAAAACATTCACCAGCAGATATTTAAAGAATCTTTCTTTGTATGTTTTCGTAGCTATTATCGGTGGGGTTCTTACAGGACATTATCTTCCCGAGATAAGCAGTAAACTGGGAGTCATCAGCCAGTACTTCTTCATGGTCCTTGAAAGTATCATACTCCCCATCATTTTTATGGCTATTATTTATGGGATCTGTCATTTAGCCGATATAAAAAATGCAGGAAGTATTGTGTGGCAAACGGCTCTTTATTTTTTCATCATAAGTTCTGTAGCCATAGCTCTTGGTTTTATTTTTGGTTTTGCCGTACAGCCTGGTTCTCATACAGGAATCGACATCACCAAAACAAAAGCCGTTCTTCCCACAAATTTTGAGATCACTGATACTTCAATACCTTCTGTTATTTATCTTAACAGACATGGTATTTTTCTTATTGCTTCAATTAGTATTGGTATTTATATGAATCTTTCAAAACGTAGAGAAGGCTTTCTGAAAATACTGGATCAGGGACTTACCGTTTTTTATACGATTATTAAGTATTTATACCTCATTCTGCCCATTGTTATCTTTTGTAATATAGCCTATGGAATTTCTATGTATGGGATCAATACCCTTTTACCATTAAGCAAGGTTGTAGGCACAGTATATCTTACTGATATTGTTTTTATTTTTGGGGTCTTAGGATTGGTCTCTTATATCTTTAAATTTAATCTGTTTAAATTTCTGATCAGTATTAAAGAGGAAATTATTCTGGTTATTACTACTTCTTCCTCTAAAACTGCTTTTCCCATCATATTTGAAAAGATGGAATCTGAGGGATACAGCAGGAAAATTCTAAGGTTTATTATTCCGCTGGGATATAATTTTAATCTGGCGGGAGCCTGTATCTATATTTCTGTGGCCTGTTGTTTTCTGATTCAGTTTTATAATATTTCTTTGAGTATTCATGATTATATATGGCTCTTTATCATTATTTCTGTCACTTCAAAAACAGCATCCGGAGTTCCCGGTTCGGGATTCCTTGCCCTTATTTTCACTTTAAACAGATTCGGAAAAATTCCCGTAACTGACCTAGCATTGCTTTACAGTGTAGACCGTTTTATGAATGAAGCCAGATCGGTAACTAATTTTATAGGTATTGCCGTTTCCGGGGCTATAATCTCAAAAATAAATCAGCCAATAGAAAAAAACGCCTCATAA
- a CDS encoding trypsin-like serine peptidase — protein sequence MEKLKKIFKGVPADSPIPKELLLEQENPLPTKALDRNLFITDSAKSFKLTEKVKSTARISVSKLNKDFSQLDDLSPFDWGIPGKTEEIISKDSLQTKIKAEKIKVTTAEAFVPETHILGLHPKVVFPNTKSAKRNRLNRLVTKSANHTTIFGNDDRVNIYPNTYPECCVCRVEVYTKLTSTSSWNYQGRGTGFMVGRKILMTSGHMRPQKPYASWMIKVIPAYYDGRSIYGNSFYTYGESYIAYQSDVGNDMMVVKLYDNIGDTTGYFGAKSYNDDWEDMNVWTMTGYPYDKGENRPTYQSSISVVDDDDGDDVRLPDGNTVDSTQIESYADEASGASGSPLYSWFSNGQMYAIGVHHGNETDWELFGSDLHSVASGGDMLPALVVWARNNWGN from the coding sequence ATGGAAAAATTAAAAAAAATCTTTAAAGGTGTTCCAGCCGATTCGCCTATTCCGAAAGAATTATTACTGGAACAAGAGAACCCGCTTCCCACTAAAGCATTAGATCGTAATCTTTTTATTACAGATTCAGCTAAAAGTTTTAAACTCACTGAAAAGGTAAAAAGTACCGCTAGAATTTCTGTATCAAAACTGAATAAGGATTTCAGTCAGTTAGATGATCTTTCTCCTTTTGATTGGGGAATTCCCGGTAAGACAGAAGAAATTATTTCTAAAGATAGTCTTCAAACTAAAATTAAAGCCGAGAAAATAAAAGTAACCACAGCTGAAGCTTTTGTACCGGAAACCCATATCCTTGGGTTGCATCCTAAAGTGGTTTTTCCCAACACAAAATCTGCTAAGAGAAACCGTTTAAACAGATTGGTGACGAAAAGCGCCAACCACACCACAATTTTTGGAAATGATGACAGGGTGAATATTTATCCAAATACCTATCCGGAATGTTGTGTTTGCAGGGTAGAAGTATATACTAAATTAACCAGTACATCATCATGGAACTATCAGGGTAGAGGAACAGGTTTTATGGTAGGCAGAAAGATCCTGATGACATCAGGCCACATGAGACCTCAGAAACCTTATGCTTCATGGATGATCAAAGTAATTCCTGCTTATTATGACGGACGATCCATTTATGGAAACTCGTTTTACACATACGGAGAAAGCTATATTGCTTATCAAAGTGATGTGGGTAATGATATGATGGTTGTGAAACTGTACGATAATATTGGAGATACCACAGGTTACTTCGGAGCTAAGAGCTATAACGACGATTGGGAGGACATGAATGTATGGACGATGACCGGGTATCCTTATGATAAGGGTGAAAACAGACCTACTTACCAAAGCAGCATTAGTGTTGTGGATGACGATGATGGAGATGATGTTAGATTACCGGACGGAAATACAGTAGACAGTACCCAAATAGAATCGTATGCGGACGAGGCAAGTGGAGCATCCGGATCACCACTATACAGTTGGTTCTCGAACGGGCAGATGTATGCCATAGGGGTTCATCATGGTAATGAAACAGATTGGGAGCTTTTTGGATCTGATCTTCATTCTGTAGCTTCAGGAGGGGATATGTTGCCGGCTCTGGTTGTCTGGGCAAGAAATAACTGGGGAAATTAA
- the groES gene encoding co-chaperone GroES produces the protein MSVNFKPLADRVLIEPIAAETKTASGIIIPDTAKEKPQEGTVVAVGPGKKDEPTTVKAGDKVLYGKYSGSELKLDGKDYLIVKEGDLLGIIG, from the coding sequence ATGTCAGTAAACTTTAAACCATTAGCAGATAGAGTTTTGATCGAACCAATCGCTGCAGAAACTAAAACAGCTTCAGGTATTATCATCCCGGACACTGCAAAAGAAAAACCACAAGAAGGTACAGTAGTAGCAGTAGGTCCTGGTAAAAAAGATGAGCCTACCACTGTTAAAGCAGGTGACAAAGTTCTTTATGGAAAATATTCAGGTTCTGAATTAAAATTAGACGGAAAGGATTACTTAATTGTAAAGGAAGGAGATTTACTGGGAATCATCGGTTAA
- the groL gene encoding chaperonin GroEL (60 kDa chaperone family; promotes refolding of misfolded polypeptides especially under stressful conditions; forms two stacked rings of heptamers to form a barrel-shaped 14mer; ends can be capped by GroES; misfolded proteins enter the barrel where they are refolded when GroES binds): protein MAKEIKFDIESRDALKRGVDALANAVKVTLGPKGRNVVIEKSFGAPHVTKDGVSVAKEIELEDRVENMGAQMVKEVASKTNDIAGDGTTTATVLAQAIVREGLKNVAAGANPMDLKRGIDKAVTAVVESLKAQSKEVGDSKEMVKQVASVSANNDETIGSLIAEAFGKVGKEGVITVEEAKGIDTTVDVVEGMQFDRGYQSPYFVTNPEKMLAEVENPYILLVERKISSMKELLPVLEPIAQSGKSLLIISEEVEGEALATLVVNKLRGSLKIAAVKAPGFGDRRKAMLEDIAILTGGQVISEEQGFTMENVSLDMLGTAEKVTIDKDNTTIVNGGGEESKIKGRVNQIKAQMETTTSDYDREKLQERLAKLAGGVAVLYVGAASEVEMKEKKDRVDDALHATRAAVEEGIVAGGGVALVRAISALDNLTGINSDENTGIKIVKRAIEEPLRQIVANAGGEGSVIVAKVAEGSGDFGYNAKTDEYVNMLEAGIIDPTKVTRVALENAASVSGMLLTTECVITEVKKDEPAMPMGGGMPGMM, encoded by the coding sequence ATGGCAAAAGAAATAAAATTCGATATTGAATCAAGAGACGCTTTAAAGAGAGGGGTTGATGCATTAGCAAATGCAGTAAAGGTAACTTTAGGACCAAAAGGTAGAAACGTAGTAATCGAAAAATCTTTCGGTGCTCCACACGTAACTAAAGATGGTGTTTCTGTAGCAAAAGAAATCGAACTTGAGGACAGAGTAGAAAATATGGGAGCACAGATGGTAAAAGAAGTGGCTTCCAAAACTAACGATATTGCAGGAGACGGTACAACTACCGCTACTGTTTTAGCACAGGCTATCGTAAGAGAAGGTCTTAAGAATGTAGCTGCTGGTGCAAACCCAATGGATTTAAAAAGAGGAATCGACAAAGCAGTAACTGCTGTTGTTGAGAGTTTAAAAGCTCAATCTAAAGAAGTTGGTGATTCTAAAGAAATGGTGAAGCAGGTAGCTTCAGTTTCTGCAAACAACGACGAAACAATCGGATCTTTGATCGCTGAAGCTTTCGGTAAAGTTGGTAAAGAAGGAGTAATCACTGTAGAAGAAGCTAAAGGTATTGATACAACGGTAGATGTTGTAGAAGGTATGCAGTTTGACAGAGGATACCAATCTCCTTACTTCGTAACTAACCCTGAAAAAATGTTAGCTGAAGTAGAAAACCCTTACATCCTTTTAGTAGAGAGGAAAATCTCTTCAATGAAAGAATTACTTCCAGTTCTTGAGCCTATTGCTCAAAGTGGAAAATCATTATTAATTATCTCTGAAGAAGTTGAAGGTGAAGCTTTAGCAACTTTAGTGGTAAACAAATTAAGAGGTTCTCTTAAAATTGCTGCTGTAAAAGCTCCAGGATTCGGAGACAGAAGAAAAGCAATGTTAGAAGATATCGCGATCTTAACAGGTGGACAGGTTATTTCTGAAGAACAAGGTTTCACTATGGAGAACGTTTCTTTAGATATGTTGGGAACTGCTGAGAAAGTAACAATCGATAAAGACAATACAACAATCGTAAACGGTGGTGGTGAAGAAAGCAAGATCAAAGGTAGAGTAAACCAGATCAAAGCTCAAATGGAAACAACTACTTCTGATTACGACAGAGAAAAATTACAGGAGAGATTAGCTAAGTTAGCTGGTGGTGTTGCGGTACTTTACGTAGGTGCAGCTTCTGAAGTTGAAATGAAAGAGAAAAAAGACAGAGTAGATGATGCACTTCACGCTACAAGAGCAGCTGTTGAAGAAGGTATCGTTGCAGGTGGTGGTGTTGCTTTAGTAAGAGCAATCTCTGCTTTGGACAACCTTACAGGAATCAACTCTGACGAAAATACAGGGATCAAAATCGTAAAAAGAGCGATCGAGGAGCCATTAAGACAAATCGTTGCTAATGCAGGAGGTGAAGGTTCTGTAATCGTTGCTAAAGTAGCTGAAGGATCTGGAGATTTCGGATACAATGCTAAAACTGACGAGTATGTAAACATGCTTGAAGCAGGAATCATTGACCCTACAAAAGTAACAAGAGTTGCTCTTGAAAATGCAGCTTCAGTTTCTGGAATGCTTCTTACCACTGAGTGTGTAATCACTGAAGTGAAAAAAGATGAGCCTGCTATGCCAATGGGAGGTGGAATGCCAGGAATGATGTAG
- a CDS encoding AIPR family protein produces the protein MSEIHVNHIKSHIETLYNNIIDLSDLNANDPQISNFFLTRSLAAYAIQHHAQVSENIAADSITDGSNDNGIDAIYYDLQTKTLYIVQSKWIHNGKGEPENGDIKKFISGIHDLFDFNFERFNNKIKRKEVIIRNAICDPKTKYQIILTYTGINDLAEPSRRDFTDLLDNFNDASEIVFLSIFNQKRIHSTLISSSEIDEPIDEQIQLNSFGKINVPYNGYYGHVNGIEIYGWWDKYRKRLFSKNIRGVLGETDVNKEINLTLENTPELFWFYNNGITIIADSIEKNMVGGASTEFGQFTCSNISIVNGAQTVSTIGKFGEEDHSKLEKVFVPTRIIQLNNADSDFGQRITKANNTQNRVNNRDFVTFDIEQTRLREELLIDGIDYRISRGEFEIDDQISFDLVESTTALSCALNDVSIVVQLKREIGKLWDDLENAPYKKLFNPRVSGRYVYNCVRTQRLIDNSIKTLEDSSENPRDQSILIHGNRFISMLVFNTINKKSYSTVKFNFDTPNLVRKMDEKVNIEFNKLKSIIDSEYEKSIILTLFKNGSKCKDIYEKFLR, from the coding sequence ATGAGTGAAATTCACGTTAATCACATCAAATCACATATCGAAACTCTTTATAATAATATTATTGATTTATCAGATCTTAATGCTAATGATCCTCAAATAAGTAATTTTTTTCTTACCAGATCTCTTGCAGCTTATGCCATTCAACATCATGCTCAAGTTTCAGAAAATATTGCAGCAGATTCGATTACTGACGGATCAAATGACAATGGTATTGATGCAATATACTATGACTTACAAACAAAAACTTTGTATATTGTTCAGTCAAAATGGATCCATAATGGAAAAGGCGAACCAGAAAATGGAGATATAAAAAAATTTATTAGTGGAATACATGATTTATTCGATTTCAATTTCGAAAGATTTAATAATAAAATAAAAAGGAAAGAAGTTATAATAAGAAATGCTATTTGCGATCCCAAAACTAAATACCAAATTATTTTAACATATACTGGAATTAATGATTTAGCTGAACCATCAAGAAGAGATTTTACTGATTTATTAGATAATTTCAATGATGCAAGTGAGATTGTATTTCTATCAATTTTTAATCAAAAAAGAATTCATTCAACATTAATTAGTTCTTCTGAAATTGATGAACCAATTGATGAACAAATTCAATTAAACAGTTTTGGGAAAATAAATGTGCCATATAACGGTTACTATGGTCATGTCAATGGAATTGAAATTTATGGATGGTGGGATAAATACAGAAAAAGACTTTTTAGCAAAAATATTAGAGGAGTATTAGGCGAAACTGATGTTAATAAAGAAATAAATTTAACGCTTGAAAATACCCCTGAATTATTTTGGTTTTATAATAATGGTATAACAATTATTGCTGATTCAATTGAAAAAAATATGGTCGGTGGAGCATCAACAGAGTTTGGACAGTTTACTTGCAGTAATATTAGCATTGTTAACGGTGCACAAACCGTTAGTACAATTGGAAAATTCGGAGAGGAGGATCACTCAAAACTCGAAAAAGTTTTCGTTCCGACCAGAATTATTCAACTTAACAATGCAGATTCAGATTTCGGTCAAAGAATTACAAAGGCAAATAATACCCAAAATAGAGTAAACAATCGAGATTTTGTTACATTTGACATAGAACAGACAAGATTAAGAGAAGAATTATTGATTGATGGTATTGATTATCGAATCAGCAGAGGAGAATTCGAAATCGATGATCAAATTTCTTTTGATTTAGTAGAGAGTACAACTGCTTTATCATGTGCTTTAAATGATGTCTCAATTGTAGTTCAACTAAAAAGGGAAATTGGTAAATTATGGGATGATCTTGAAAATGCTCCGTATAAAAAATTATTTAACCCAAGAGTGAGCGGACGTTACGTATATAATTGTGTCAGGACACAGCGCCTAATTGATAATTCTATTAAAACTTTAGAAGATTCATCGGAAAATCCTAGAGATCAAAGTATTCTTATTCATGGAAATCGTTTTATTTCAATGCTTGTATTTAATACAATAAATAAAAAATCTTATTCTACAGTCAAATTTAATTTTGACACACCAAATTTGGTAAGAAAAATGGATGAAAAAGTAAATATTGAATTTAATAAACTAAAATCTATCATTGATTCAGAATATGAAAAATCAATTATTTTGACACTTTTTAAAAACGGCAGCAAATGTAAGGATATTTATGAAAAATTTTTAAGATAG
- a CDS encoding GLPGLI family protein, with protein sequence MRKLTIFLIFIFTTSLLFSQNQRFTYEYSFKMDSLHRENVEKEIMNLDITKEGSNFYSALLITRDSLFKAEIEKGKASKSMVFDMRKIKQSKVNFRISKDYPNLETIYHTSLNASNVALKEQNKLSWTISPETKSIEGFKVQKATTTFGGRNWIAWFTNDIQIQDGPYKFCGLPGLILNIGDEKGDHIFNLVGSKKLNYDPLLMDSNRTEIFLTNEKFNKLWNEYKKDPAKNIKIIHSSSEMSETLFFDSNNGSPLTKQDLIKGKEQRAQEAFKRNNNFIERELYK encoded by the coding sequence ATGAGAAAACTCACCATCTTTTTAATTTTCATTTTCACCACTTCTTTATTATTTTCTCAAAATCAAAGATTTACTTATGAATATTCTTTTAAAATGGATTCTTTACACAGAGAAAACGTTGAAAAAGAAATCATGAACCTTGACATTACAAAAGAGGGTTCCAATTTCTACAGTGCATTGCTTATCACGAGAGATTCTCTTTTTAAAGCAGAAATTGAAAAAGGAAAAGCTTCAAAATCTATGGTTTTTGATATGAGAAAAATTAAGCAATCAAAAGTTAATTTTCGGATTTCTAAAGATTATCCCAATTTAGAAACCATTTACCATACGTCTCTCAATGCCAGCAATGTCGCATTAAAGGAACAAAACAAACTCAGCTGGACTATTTCTCCTGAAACGAAAAGCATTGAAGGTTTTAAAGTTCAAAAAGCAACCACCACTTTTGGTGGAAGAAACTGGATTGCCTGGTTTACGAATGACATTCAAATACAAGACGGGCCTTATAAATTCTGTGGCCTTCCCGGCTTAATTTTAAATATTGGAGACGAAAAAGGGGATCATATTTTCAACCTGGTTGGAAGTAAAAAACTGAATTACGATCCTTTATTGATGGATTCAAATAGGACAGAAATTTTTCTTACCAATGAAAAATTTAATAAGCTATGGAATGAATATAAAAAAGACCCAGCAAAGAATATAAAAATCATTCACAGTTCTTCAGAAATGTCGGAAACACTATTTTTCGATTCAAATAATGGTAGTCCTTTAACAAAACAAGATTTAATTAAAGGAAAAGAACAGCGGGCGCAAGAAGCTTTTAAAAGGAATAATAATTTTATTGAAAGAGAATTGTATAAATAA
- a CDS encoding Kelch repeat-containing protein, with protein MKTKLLLLSFLGSLVAHAQTLQFENLRNMSVGRGAIASVIVNDNIYVSNGYQEKASDAKYIEKYNITDNKWSVLNSTLLPKRFANSETYDNKIYIFNGWGNSHLEILDLATNTVKKGATNRSYTGNSGSAIYNGKIYVFGGSGLKGAAKTVFSNKFQYYDIASNTWNSLPNMPTAKETKGKIVNDKLYVIGGFNGTPSRLINIYDLKTNLWVDQYTMPVGISGHSLAVSGDKIFIVGGYNFQNFIAYFDTTTNKFHQLSSNMIPRRHAAAEVYNNKLYIIGGSTTSLTSSAIKSIQVADISEDVLSGNK; from the coding sequence ATGAAAACAAAATTATTACTCCTTTCATTTTTGGGTTCATTAGTAGCTCATGCACAAACACTTCAATTCGAAAATTTGAGGAATATGTCCGTCGGCAGAGGTGCCATAGCCAGTGTAATCGTAAATGATAATATTTATGTAAGCAATGGCTATCAGGAAAAAGCAAGTGATGCAAAGTATATTGAGAAATACAATATTACTGATAACAAATGGAGTGTTCTCAATTCGACTCTTCTTCCCAAAAGATTTGCTAATTCGGAGACTTACGATAATAAAATTTATATTTTTAATGGTTGGGGAAACAGCCATCTTGAAATTTTAGACCTTGCGACCAATACCGTAAAAAAGGGAGCTACCAATCGTTCCTACACAGGAAATTCAGGTTCTGCAATCTATAATGGCAAAATATATGTGTTTGGTGGCAGCGGGCTCAAAGGGGCTGCAAAGACTGTATTTTCCAATAAATTCCAGTATTATGATATTGCTTCAAACACCTGGAACTCATTACCCAATATGCCCACAGCCAAAGAAACAAAAGGAAAAATTGTTAATGATAAATTGTATGTAATTGGTGGTTTTAATGGAACCCCATCACGTCTGATCAATATTTATGACCTCAAGACTAATCTTTGGGTCGATCAATATACGATGCCTGTTGGTATATCCGGACACTCATTAGCAGTATCCGGGGATAAAATTTTTATTGTAGGGGGGTATAATTTTCAAAATTTTATTGCCTATTTTGATACTACAACCAACAAATTCCATCAGCTATCTTCCAATATGATTCCCAGAAGACACGCTGCAGCGGAAGTATATAACAATAAATTATATATCATCGGTGGAAGTACAACATCTCTAACCAGCTCAGCAATTAAAAGCATACAAGTAGCAGATATTAGTGAAGATGTACTCTCTGGAAATAAATGA
- a CDS encoding DUF2461 domain-containing protein, which yields MKKAFEFLTHLKENNTREWFARHKSEYESIVQENKAFFNQIYTELQEYDQLKGIHIFRIYKDVRFSKDQTPYKTNFGVGYSRSKPMLRGGYYIQLEPGNSFIGGGFWGPETKDLLRIRKEFEISTTPIEKITSDKTFVKYFGELKGDSVKTAPRGFDKNHPAIDLIRKKQYLVLRKFTDKEVLSDNFQKEAILTLLAIRPFFDYMSEVLTTDLNGEPLF from the coding sequence ATGAAAAAAGCATTTGAATTCCTGACTCATTTAAAAGAAAATAACACCCGGGAATGGTTTGCCAGGCACAAGTCCGAATATGAGTCAATTGTCCAGGAAAACAAAGCTTTTTTCAATCAGATCTATACTGAACTTCAGGAGTATGATCAACTTAAAGGAATCCACATTTTCAGGATTTACAAAGATGTTCGTTTTTCCAAGGATCAAACGCCATACAAAACCAATTTCGGAGTAGGATATTCCCGTTCAAAACCAATGCTCAGGGGTGGATATTATATTCAGCTGGAACCTGGCAACAGTTTTATTGGGGGCGGATTCTGGGGGCCTGAAACTAAGGATTTACTCCGTATCCGTAAAGAGTTTGAAATCAGCACCACACCAATCGAAAAGATTACCTCCGACAAAACCTTTGTAAAGTATTTCGGAGAACTCAAGGGTGATTCTGTAAAAACAGCTCCGAGAGGGTTTGATAAAAATCATCCCGCTATAGATTTAATAAGAAAAAAACAATATTTAGTCTTACGAAAATTTACCGATAAGGAAGTTTTATCCGACAATTTTCAAAAGGAAGCAATACTAACCCTACTGGCTATACGCCCCTTTTTTGATTATATGAGCGAAGTGCTGACGACAGATCTCAATGGAGAGCCTTTATTTTAA